The DNA segment TTCCTGTTCAAATTACTTGTCTCATTGTATCAAATTTGTTTTGAATTAACTACTGATTAAAGAAAACTTTAATTATTTCATCTCATTCTATGCTATTCTAGTACTTGAAAGAATTACTAGTCCGTTAATGGAGTTGAAACTTATGCAAAAAACAATGCAGACCTTTATTCAAAAACAATGGCCCATGTTGTTAGCTTTTTTTGTTCCGTTCTTTACGATGTCGCTCATTTATATTTTTCAAGGCGTTTATCCTTTTGGAAATGATTCTCTACTAACAGTCGACTTAGGACAACAATACATTGATTTTTATTCGTATTATCGACAAACCTTTTTTGATGATCCAACTACATTTTTTTATTCTTTTTCTAAAGCTATCGGTGGAGATATGGTAGGGTTATGGGCCTATTACTTGACCAGCCCTTTTAATTTATTATTTTTACTCTTTCCGTATACTCAGATCTCGTTAGCAGTGACTTGCTTGACTCTTTTAAAAATTAGTTTAGCAGGGTTAAGTTTTGGTTATTTATTAAAAAAATCATTCAGTGGAACAGGATTTATCTTAGCAGCCTTTTCAATTAGTTACGCTTTAATGGGGTACACGATTGTCAATCAATTAAACATCATGTGGCTAGACGGCCTCATTTTTATGCCACTTATTGTGCTGGGTCTTGAACAATTGATTGCTGAGAAAAAGGGAGTACATTACTCTCTTTTTCTTGGACTGATGTTATTCTCAAATTACTACATCGCTTATATGATTTGTCTCTTTCTAGTCTGTTATTTCATTTTTCGTTTGACCGGTGTTTCTTATCCAAATGGAACTCAGTGGAAAACCAAGTTTACAGACATGCTCACTTCTATTGGATTGTTCATTTGGCATTCTCTATTAGGAGCAGGATTAGCAGGGATATTACTGCTGCCAACATTTCATTCCCTTATGGAAAGTAAAGCCAGCTACACGAAATTTGAATTTGACTGGGAATTAGCCTACCCGTTTCCAGAAATGGTATCCAAATTATTTATTGGCGCTTTTAATTTTGACCAAATGCCTTCTGGTTATCCTAATTTATTCATTGGCAGCTTAGCGCTTGTCTCATTCATTTGTTATTTCTTTAATAGTTACTTTTCAAAAAAAGAGCGATTGACCGCCTTAGTAATGATGATTCTATTTGTTGTTTCTATGAATTTAGAAGCTTTCAACAAAATCTGGCATGCTATGCAGTACCCTATCTGGTACCCTTATCGTTTTTCGTTTGTGGTTTGCTTCTTTATGTTAATTAACGGATTTAGAAGTTTTATGCACTATGAAGGCATGCGGCCTATTAGTACACTTGTCAGCATGCTATTAACGGCCTTAGTAAGCTTTTACGTCTATAATGGTGAATTTGATTTTATTTATACAGAACAAATTATTTTAACGGTTCTTTTTACCTGTATGGTTATCTTTTTCTTTATTATCAAACCACAACAATACACTTGGCTACCTGCTGCACTCTTTCTTCTCACCGCAGTAGAAATGGGTGTAAATGCCCAAATCGATTTATCTCGTTTGAGTTATGTCGATCAAGACAGCTTTACGGTTTACCAAACCGGGCTGGATGATAGTATTGATGCCATACAAGATATGGATGATAATTTTTATCGAGTCGAAAAAACATTTTTACGAACAAAAAATGATAGCTTTCAAGCTGACTATCCGAGTGTGACTCATTTCAGTTCAACTTTTGAGCGAACAATACCTGCCTTATTTGGTAGTCTTGGTTTTCCTGTAGGAGATGGTTTTCTTGCCTATTCTAATGGAACGCTGGTAACTGATGCTTTATTTAATATTCAGTATTACATGAGCGAAAAAAAGGATCTTTATCTTGCAGAAACCAACCAACCTTTAGGCGTCAAAAGTACCCGGTTGAAAGATTCTTTGAGCCGGACGCAACAAGTACCATCATTAATAGATTCTTTACTGATCCCTTCTGTTTCAGATGCTAAAAAAGAGGAATTTGAACTAAGTACCATGCAGACAAAACCCGATTTACGCTCTTATACACAAATTGGCGAAACGGATAAGACGTTTATTTACGAAAATCCCAATACCTTACCAATTGCTTTCGGAAGTTCTGACTCTATCCTAGACGTTTCTTTAATAGAGGATCAGCCGATTCAGTTACAAGAAGCGATTTTACAAGCTTTGACCAATAATCGAGGTACAGAGCAGTTCTTTATGCCTAGCGATTTTGATAGTACCGTATACCAAAATGTGACCCTATCTGATGCTCTTAACGAGAAGATTTACCGGAAACAAGTTTTGAATAACGATGCATCCGTGAGTTTTCAATTTACACCGGAAACTAATGATTCCTTCTATTTAACACTTAGCCCCAATATTAAAGAAGAAGATGTTAACTTATTTTTAAATGGAGAACCGTTCACTCAATATGAGACATATAGAGATCAATTAATTTTAAATATTGCCAGTCAAAATAAAGGAGATACTCTTACGTTTAAAATTGAATTAGAAGAATCTACGATACGCTTAAAAGACTTTCAACTGTATCGTTTAAATTCAACCGCATTTGAGTCAGCTATCCAATCTTTAAAAGCTGGTGGCATAACCATCGAGGAATATAGCAACACGTCTTTTAAAGGCACTGTAGATATTCAGCAAGACCAAGAAGTCTTAATGACGACTATTCCGTATAGTGAAGGTTGGTCTGTTAAGGTTGATGGTATTCCTATCCAAACGAAGAAAGCTTTAGACAGTTTGTTAGTTATTCCTATCACTGAAGGTAAACACGTTGTTGAATTTAATTATACGACACCCTTATTTTTTGAAGGAACCATTTTAACGCTCATTTCGGCAATGCTTCTTTTTGTAACAAGTCTTTTCTTTAAAAAAAATCTTAAAGGTGGAAACCAATGAATACATCAATAAAAATAGCTCAACCTAGAATACCTGCCAATCTATCAGCTTCGCATTTTGATGAAATCGATCACGAGTCTTACTACACAAATTGTCAATTTAAGGACTGTACCCTATCTAGTAAGCAGCTAGAAAATGTCTGCTTCCAACATGTTTCTTTTATTAATGTGACCTTTGAACATTGCCAATTTACTCGTTTTGAATGTTTAGATGTTACGTTTGAAGGATGCAACATCAGTAACAATGAATGGATTGGTGCTATTTTCCATCGCACGACTTTCAAAGATACGAAATTTCTGGGTACTAATTTTGCTGAATCTTCTATTGTTGATGCTCAGTTTGATCATTGTATCGGGAATTACAGTTCTTTCAATTATGCTTCAATGAAGCAAGTTCGTTTCCAAGACTGTTCATTGCTTGAAAGTGAATTTTTCGAAGTGACTTGGAAAAAACTAGATTTTGTACGGTGTCAATTGAATCAACTATCTATTATGCAAACAAACCTCAACGGATTAAATTTTAGCGATTCTGAATTTGAAAATTTATCGGTATCCATTGATTTAGTAAAAGGATGCAAACTCAATGCTGGACAAGCTCTTGTTATTGCAAATATGTTAGGTATTCAAATTGTATAATCCTAACGTGCTTCTGGTCAAACGTTCCTTTTGATTAATGTATTCTAGTAAATACTAACGGACGATTTGAAGATAAAAATAACCCTGATTTCCTTTTTAAGGAAACTAGGGTTATTTTTTTTAGAGAATTTTCATCGTCTGGTGGTATCATTATCTGAATCCGGTCCAAACCATGGTTGATTATTGTACGTGCCATTAAATCTCGGACTGCTAATGTCGCTATTCGCTGAACCAGAATTGATAAAATCAGATTGATGATTAAATTCTTTGTTTCCTTTAAGATCTGTAACGGGTTGGCCTAACCGATTTTTTTGATACCAATATTCTTTATCTGAATTCTCACCCAACAACAAAACATACGTTAATTCAGACATTGCTTGGTTATATTGGTCTTGTTCTTCTTTTACAGATAGTCCATATTTTTCTAACGAGAAAATATCATCAGATTCTGTATGGTGAACCATCCAAGTTGCTTTTTCTAACAGAATTGGACGATTTTCATAAAGTGGAACTGCCATTTGGAATTCATGTAAAATATCTTCTCTGTCTTTGTTTGTAACGAGTGTCATTTGGTTAATCGCTTGCCCCTCACCTAAAAGTTTGTTTACTTTTTCTATCAATGATTCTATAGACGGATAGACACCAATGAATCGTTTATTCATTTCACCACTCCTCACTGATTAAGGTGTTCCTATTTTCACATCTTAATTTTACCACAAAAGAAAGCGATTACAAAGATTCGCAACGTAATACTCTATAGAAAAAAGACAAACACATGAGTGCTTGTCTTTTTAAATTTAAAAATTTATTTAGCTGCTTCGTAACGTTTTGCTACTTCATTCCAGTTAACAACATTCCATACTGCTTTTAAATAAGCAGGGCGTTTGTTTTGGTAGTTCAAGTAGTATGCATGTTCCCAAACATCTACTCCAAAAAGTGGTGTTTTTCCATCTGTTAATGGAGAATCTTGATTAGCTGTTGAAGTTACTTCTAATTTACCGTTATTAAGAACTAACCATGCCCAACCTGAACCAAATTGGCCAGCTCCAGCAGTTTCAATTGCTTCTTTGAATTTATCAAAGCTTCCAAAAGTCGCTTCAATATCTTCTTTTAACGTTCCAGTTGGTTCTCCGCCACCATTTGGTGAAAGAATTTCCCAGAAGAAGCTGTGGTTAGCATGTCCGCCACCATTGTTACGGATAGCTGTACGGATTTCTTCAGGAACTGAATTTAAGTCTGCTACTAATTCTTCAATTGATTTTTTTGCTAACTCTGGGTATTTTTCAAGAGCAGCATTTGTTTTTTCAACATATGTTGCATGATGTTTATCATGATGAAACTCCATAGTTGCTTGGTCGATATGTGGTTCTAATGCATCATATCCATAAGGTAATTTTGGTAATTCGTATGTCATAATCAATTCCTCCATTTATCTTTTTTTTAAGCTTTCCCTAATAAATGTAACACCTTTCAATAGAAAACACAAAGTATTCAGGTAGTTATTTTAGAAAAAAATAACACAATTACTTTTTAACACCTATAGCCTATTGAGTTTATCAAATTTAACCGCTACAATAAAATTAATCACTATTTAGTATGCAATAGAAAATTCATTCGTTTTATCAAGTCAGGAGAGATTACTATCCAATTCATAACTTTAATTAAAGATTCATTATTTCATCCAGAAAAGCTAGCACAAGCAATTACGTTAAAAAAAGGGAAAGTATTTCTTTATTTTTTATTCATCGCTTTTATCGCAACAATTCCAACTTGGATACAAAGCAATCAAATAATCAATGATTTTAGTCGAGATGGTCAAATTATTGCGGAAAGTATTCCACCTTTTGAAATAGAAAATGATCAAATTGTTACAACTGAACCTGTAAAAAGTTATATATATCAAACCGATTCGATTATCTTCACTTTTGATCCAAACGGAGAAAGAACCATTGAAGATGTAGAACAAGATTTAGTTGCAAACTTATTGGGAATTGCTTTTTTAGAAGACAGTCTTTATTTTGTTCTTCCAGATTACCCTATCCAATTGCCGTATACTCAGTTAAACGGCTTAACAAGCGAAACATTTATCGACCTTATTTTAAATGTTCAAGCATTTGGTATTAGTTTGCCGCTTATTACATTTATTCTCATATGGTTGTCTACTCTTTTTCTTACGTTTTTGTATACTTTACTGTACACCTTATTTGCAAATATTCTCTCTATCCTTACCGGAAGAAAGTTGAAATTTGGCGATAACTGGAAAATTGTCTTAGTTGCTTCTACATTGCCAACGCTATTCATTGCACTATTAAATAGTGTTAATTTAATACCTGTTTTTCAATTAGAAATCAAAACAATTGTAACTTTATTCATCTATTATTTAGCCATTCGAGTACTGCCTAAAACGAAACGTATGCCCTAAAAATGAAGATTAAAAAGGAGTTGAGAATTTATTCTCAACTCCTTTTTTTAAATTATTTTTTCTTGTTTGCTTTTTTTAATAGCATTAGCTTGACTACGACGTTCAACACGACGCTGTTTCAAACCACTCTCTTTAATGGCACGAGACATTTTTTTCTTGTATCCTGGTTTAACTTTTTTCTTTGTCTGACTTATCATACTCTTCAATTTAGGATCAATTTTATCAGTAGCCGTGTTTTCACGAGTCGTACGACGCTTACGATCATACGTGTCTACTATTTCACCTTTTTGAATCATTTTTGGTTCAAAAGGAATCCCTAATTTTTCAATGTCTATGATTAAGTTTTCATCGCTTGGAGCATACAAAGTGATGGCAGTTCCTTTAAGATTGTTTCTTCCAGTTCTACCAACACGATGAATAAAGAAGCTAAGGTCTCTTGGAATCTCAGCATTGATCACATGTGAAACACCTTCAATATCAATACCGCGTGCAGCTAAATCAGTCGCAACGACAAATTGATACTCAAGATTTTGTACTTGTTTCATTACACGTTTTCTTTCACGTGGAGGAATATCTCCATGAATTTTAGCTACTTTAATCCCTCTAGATTTAAGACCATCCGCTAATTCATCGACTTTAGATTTCGTATTTGCGAAAATCATAACCAAATACGGTTGTCCAATCGTTAATAATTCATAAATAACATCAATTCTGTCTTTCCCTTTTGTAGAAATAAGCCAATTTTCAATCGTTGGTGAAATAATTGCTTTAGGCTGAATTTGTTCAAATAACGGATTAGACATATATTTTTTCAAAAACGGTTGTAACTTAATCGGGATAGTTGCTGAGAAGACAAGCATTTGCAACTTTTCAGGTAATTTACTTGCGATTTGATCAACATCCGTTAAAAATCCCATATCTAAAGTCATATCTGCTTCGTCAATAACCAAGACTGGAGACGTATAAATCAATAAAGCTTTTTCAGTTACTAAATCTAAAATTCTCCCAGGTGTTCCGATTACAATATGTGGTTGAGTTCCAGCTAATTTAGTTATTTGTCGTTTTTTATCTGTTCCACCTACAAAATTTTGTACAATAATTTTTGCAGGAGCTTTTTCAACTAATTGAAGTGCTGCTTGATATATTTGTTCTGCTAGTTCTCTACTAGGAGTAGTGATCACCACTTGCACTTCTTTACGTGATGGATCAATTTTGTTTATTAATGGAAGTAAAAATGTATGAGTTTTTCCTGACCCCGTTTGTGATTGACCAATAACACTTTTCCCACTTTTAATAGCTGGTATAAGCTTTTCTTGTACTTCTGTTG comes from the Carnobacterium sp. 17-4 genome and includes:
- a CDS encoding YfhO family protein, whose translation is MQKTMQTFIQKQWPMLLAFFVPFFTMSLIYIFQGVYPFGNDSLLTVDLGQQYIDFYSYYRQTFFDDPTTFFYSFSKAIGGDMVGLWAYYLTSPFNLLFLLFPYTQISLAVTCLTLLKISLAGLSFGYLLKKSFSGTGFILAAFSISYALMGYTIVNQLNIMWLDGLIFMPLIVLGLEQLIAEKKGVHYSLFLGLMLFSNYYIAYMICLFLVCYFIFRLTGVSYPNGTQWKTKFTDMLTSIGLFIWHSLLGAGLAGILLLPTFHSLMESKASYTKFEFDWELAYPFPEMVSKLFIGAFNFDQMPSGYPNLFIGSLALVSFICYFFNSYFSKKERLTALVMMILFVVSMNLEAFNKIWHAMQYPIWYPYRFSFVVCFFMLINGFRSFMHYEGMRPISTLVSMLLTALVSFYVYNGEFDFIYTEQIILTVLFTCMVIFFFIIKPQQYTWLPAALFLLTAVEMGVNAQIDLSRLSYVDQDSFTVYQTGLDDSIDAIQDMDDNFYRVEKTFLRTKNDSFQADYPSVTHFSSTFERTIPALFGSLGFPVGDGFLAYSNGTLVTDALFNIQYYMSEKKDLYLAETNQPLGVKSTRLKDSLSRTQQVPSLIDSLLIPSVSDAKKEEFELSTMQTKPDLRSYTQIGETDKTFIYENPNTLPIAFGSSDSILDVSLIEDQPIQLQEAILQALTNNRGTEQFFMPSDFDSTVYQNVTLSDALNEKIYRKQVLNNDASVSFQFTPETNDSFYLTLSPNIKEEDVNLFLNGEPFTQYETYRDQLILNIASQNKGDTLTFKIELEESTIRLKDFQLYRLNSTAFESAIQSLKAGGITIEEYSNTSFKGTVDIQQDQEVLMTTIPYSEGWSVKVDGIPIQTKKALDSLLVIPITEGKHVVEFNYTTPLFFEGTILTLISAMLLFVTSLFFKKNLKGGNQ
- a CDS encoding pentapeptide repeat-containing protein; its protein translation is MNTSIKIAQPRIPANLSASHFDEIDHESYYTNCQFKDCTLSSKQLENVCFQHVSFINVTFEHCQFTRFECLDVTFEGCNISNNEWIGAIFHRTTFKDTKFLGTNFAESSIVDAQFDHCIGNYSSFNYASMKQVRFQDCSLLESEFFEVTWKKLDFVRCQLNQLSIMQTNLNGLNFSDSEFENLSVSIDLVKGCKLNAGQALVIANMLGIQIV
- a CDS encoding superoxide dismutase codes for the protein MTYELPKLPYGYDALEPHIDQATMEFHHDKHHATYVEKTNAALEKYPELAKKSIEELVADLNSVPEEIRTAIRNNGGGHANHSFFWEILSPNGGGEPTGTLKEDIEATFGSFDKFKEAIETAGAGQFGSGWAWLVLNNGKLEVTSTANQDSPLTDGKTPLFGVDVWEHAYYLNYQNKRPAYLKAVWNVVNWNEVAKRYEAAK
- a CDS encoding DUF1189 domain-containing protein; amino-acid sequence: MKDSLFHPEKLAQAITLKKGKVFLYFLFIAFIATIPTWIQSNQIINDFSRDGQIIAESIPPFEIENDQIVTTEPVKSYIYQTDSIIFTFDPNGERTIEDVEQDLVANLLGIAFLEDSLYFVLPDYPIQLPYTQLNGLTSETFIDLILNVQAFGISLPLITFILIWLSTLFLTFLYTLLYTLFANILSILTGRKLKFGDNWKIVLVASTLPTLFIALLNSVNLIPVFQLEIKTIVTLFIYYLAIRVLPKTKRMP
- a CDS encoding DEAD/DEAH box helicase, whose amino-acid sequence is MEHTFEKFGLQPFLIDAINEIGFTKPTEVQEKLIPAIKSGKSVIGQSQTGSGKTHTFLLPLINKIDPSRKEVQVVITTPSRELAEQIYQAALQLVEKAPAKIIVQNFVGGTDKKRQITKLAGTQPHIVIGTPGRILDLVTEKALLIYTSPVLVIDEADMTLDMGFLTDVDQIASKLPEKLQMLVFSATIPIKLQPFLKKYMSNPLFEQIQPKAIISPTIENWLISTKGKDRIDVIYELLTIGQPYLVMIFANTKSKVDELADGLKSRGIKVAKIHGDIPPRERKRVMKQVQNLEYQFVVATDLAARGIDIEGVSHVINAEIPRDLSFFIHRVGRTGRNNLKGTAITLYAPSDENLIIDIEKLGIPFEPKMIQKGEIVDTYDRKRRTTRENTATDKIDPKLKSMISQTKKKVKPGYKKKMSRAIKESGLKQRRVERRSQANAIKKSKQEKII